Proteins co-encoded in one Acidobacteriota bacterium genomic window:
- a CDS encoding ankyrin repeat domain-containing protein: MGSVWLKESIEKVTIMNQRTPILLTPIGAAAFALCLMGSRSLVAADEHLELIKAVKSRNIAQVQSALSQPIDVNQPEPDGGTALAWAAHLNLDAAVALLLKANAAVDAANEYGVTPLSLACTNSNAAIAGALLRAGANPNASQWTDETPLMTCARTGVTLAVKQMLEIGATVNAATRRGQTALMWAASQQHTEIVAMLIQAGANVNAVTKVPDAFTPLSFLDYGLRDHVTGKPDTHDRSRTHHDPASSRGGYTALLFAARSGDLDSARRLLQAGANVNYAGPDGPALLVAAASGHEELAILFVENGADVKAPDGNGITALHWAVQEGLAGITAAKIQAPTDRMWFHPNMPGLAKVLISKGADINARIARGTSPWDFPPFAHGGGIALPQIRQVGATPFFLAAAAGDVGMMRLLLTAGANPRLGTEEGTSPLMAAAGVGQLRDRPLNKQPGAKEAVLLAIELGNDVKATAAGNRTALHGAAHVGANDIIELLLKHGADINAKDKYGQTPLSIALGDPARLVDPFDKRFRQQPIPHKSAAELLLSLGAAPLAGEADKVGATKVSAPSRYPTGSQ, translated from the coding sequence ATGGGCTCAGTTTGGCTTAAGGAATCCATTGAGAAGGTTACGATTATGAATCAGCGAACTCCCATACTCCTCACGCCGATTGGCGCCGCTGCGTTTGCACTCTGCCTGATGGGAAGCCGGTCGCTTGTCGCCGCCGATGAACACCTGGAATTGATCAAAGCGGTGAAGAGCCGAAACATCGCGCAAGTACAGAGCGCACTCAGCCAACCGATTGATGTGAATCAGCCGGAGCCGGACGGCGGCACGGCGCTCGCATGGGCCGCTCATCTGAATCTCGATGCGGCGGTCGCCTTGCTGCTCAAGGCAAACGCTGCGGTGGACGCCGCGAATGAATATGGCGTGACGCCGCTGTCGCTGGCTTGCACCAACTCCAATGCGGCGATTGCGGGTGCGCTGCTCCGAGCTGGCGCCAATCCGAACGCGTCGCAGTGGACGGATGAAACTCCGCTGATGACTTGCGCGCGTACCGGAGTGACCTTGGCTGTGAAGCAGATGTTGGAAATTGGCGCGACGGTCAACGCCGCCACGCGGCGCGGGCAGACGGCGCTCATGTGGGCGGCCTCTCAACAGCATACGGAAATCGTAGCGATGCTCATTCAAGCAGGCGCCAACGTGAATGCGGTAACGAAAGTGCCTGACGCCTTCACGCCACTTTCATTTCTCGATTATGGTTTGCGGGATCACGTTACTGGAAAGCCCGATACCCACGACCGCAGCCGCACTCATCACGATCCGGCCAGTTCGCGCGGCGGATATACGGCGCTGCTGTTCGCGGCGCGTTCGGGCGACCTGGACTCGGCAAGGCGGCTGCTGCAAGCGGGCGCGAATGTTAATTACGCTGGCCCAGATGGCCCCGCGCTGCTGGTGGCGGCGGCCAGCGGGCATGAGGAGTTAGCCATCCTGTTCGTTGAGAACGGGGCCGACGTCAAGGCACCGGACGGCAATGGCATCACCGCGCTGCATTGGGCGGTGCAGGAAGGGTTGGCTGGAATTACCGCCGCAAAGATTCAGGCGCCCACGGATCGCATGTGGTTTCATCCGAACATGCCGGGACTGGCGAAGGTTTTGATCTCCAAAGGCGCGGATATAAATGCCCGCATCGCGCGTGGAACTTCTCCTTGGGATTTCCCCCCCTTCGCGCATGGCGGCGGCATCGCCCTGCCGCAGATTCGTCAGGTGGGCGCCACTCCATTTTTCCTTGCCGCTGCCGCGGGCGATGTGGGCATGATGCGCTTACTGCTTACCGCGGGAGCCAATCCCCGGCTGGGCACGGAAGAAGGAACATCTCCGCTGATGGCCGCAGCGGGAGTCGGTCAATTGCGTGATCGTCCGTTGAACAAGCAACCGGGAGCGAAGGAAGCAGTGCTGCTGGCCATTGAGCTGGGCAATGATGTGAAGGCGACGGCGGCCGGGAATCGCACGGCGTTGCACGGCGCGGCGCATGTGGGTGCAAACGACATCATCGAGTTGCTCTTGAAGCATGGGGCCGACATCAACGCCAAGGACAAATATGGGCAGACGCCGCTGAGCATCGCGTTGGGCGATCCGGCGCGCCTGGTCGATCCCTTTGATAAGCGCTTTCGCCAGCAGCCCATCCCGCATAAGTCGGCGGCGGAGCTGCTGTTAAGCTTGGGCGCGGCTCCCCTGGCCGGCGAAGCGGACAAGGTGGGCGCGACCAAAGTCTCCGCGCCAAGCCGCTACCCGACTGGTAGTCAGTAA
- a CDS encoding DUF1552 domain-containing protein has product MMIFKKAIARRTFLRGAGATLALPLLDSMSPAMAAERDGTVVKSPVRLNMIYVPNGRIMNQWTPKAAGTAFELPPTLAPLAPFRDRLTVVSHLSNMAAVVRPGEPMGNHGAASAAYLTGLRGSNGQLGVSADQVAAKDLGQQTQLASLELTLDTVGLLGGGDTPVNDAYSNTISWRSATQPLPMESNPRAVFERMFGEGDSTDPAERLARIRQNRSLLDYVAGDISRMMNRVPQSDRVKLSEYLDGIRDVERRIQRAEEQASTKQLPVVARPTGIPGTYDDHARLMFDLQVLAFQTDMTRVISLIMAHEKSERAYREIGIAEGHHALSHHQGDPNLIGKVAQIDLFQSQLLAYYLEKLRATPDGDGSLLDHSAILYGSGLSDGNLHKATDLPLLVAGGGGKKMGGRHLEFTPNTPMTNLHVTLLDIAGVRVDKLGDSTGQVDGLSLA; this is encoded by the coding sequence CTGCTGGACAGCATGTCGCCGGCTATGGCTGCCGAGCGTGACGGCACGGTGGTGAAGAGTCCCGTGCGCCTGAACATGATTTACGTGCCCAATGGACGCATCATGAATCAATGGACGCCGAAGGCCGCGGGCACCGCATTTGAGCTGCCGCCGACGCTGGCTCCGCTGGCTCCCTTTCGCGATCGATTGACGGTGGTGAGCCACCTCTCGAACATGGCGGCGGTGGTGCGCCCCGGCGAGCCGATGGGCAATCACGGCGCGGCCAGCGCCGCGTATCTCACCGGCCTGCGCGGGAGCAATGGGCAGTTGGGAGTCTCCGCCGACCAAGTGGCCGCGAAGGATTTGGGGCAACAGACACAGTTGGCCTCGCTTGAATTGACCCTCGACACCGTGGGCCTGCTTGGTGGCGGCGACACGCCGGTGAATGACGCTTACTCGAACACCATTTCCTGGCGCAGCGCCACGCAGCCGTTGCCAATGGAGAGCAATCCCCGCGCCGTCTTTGAGCGGATGTTCGGCGAAGGCGATTCGACCGATCCCGCCGAGCGGCTGGCCCGCATTCGCCAGAATCGCAGCCTGCTCGATTATGTTGCGGGCGACATCTCGCGCATGATGAACCGCGTTCCGCAGTCCGATCGCGTCAAACTCTCCGAGTATCTGGACGGCATCCGCGATGTCGAGCGCCGTATTCAGCGCGCCGAGGAGCAGGCTTCGACGAAGCAGCTTCCCGTAGTGGCCCGTCCCACGGGAATACCCGGAACCTATGACGATCATGCGCGGCTGATGTTCGATCTTCAGGTACTCGCTTTCCAGACGGACATGACACGCGTCATTAGCCTCATCATGGCGCACGAAAAGAGCGAGCGCGCCTATCGCGAGATTGGCATCGCCGAAGGGCATCATGCTTTGTCGCATCATCAGGGTGACCCGAATTTGATTGGAAAAGTCGCGCAGATTGACCTGTTCCAGTCTCAACTATTGGCCTACTACCTCGAAAAACTCCGCGCGACCCCAGATGGCGATGGCTCTCTGCTCGATCACTCGGCGATTCTGTATGGCAGCGGCTTGAGCGATGGGAATCTGCACAAGGCGACGGACCTGCCGTTGCTGGTCGCGGGCGGAGGCGGAAAGAAAATGGGCGGTCGCCATCTGGAATTCACGCCCAACACGCCAATGACTAATCTGCACGTCACATTGCTCGATATCGCTGGCGTCCGCGTAGATAAGCTGGGCGATTCCACCGGCCAGGTCGATGGGCTCAGTTTGGCTTAA